One window of the Rhodococcus sovatensis genome contains the following:
- a CDS encoding SMP-30/gluconolactonase/LRE family protein, protein MKAEATVVLDGYTYFECPRWRDGRIWVSDFYSQQVLSAQEDGSDVRVEAEVPQQPSGLGWLPDGRLLIVSMRDHTILRREDDGSLVVHADLSSHVDANLNDMLVDSRGRAYVGNFGFDLMNLATPDTADLLRVDPDGSVHVVAKDLYFPNGMALTPDGELLVDETVGNRISVFAVHPDGSLGERRDWVKFAELPDMSDMTTALGQLVLAPDGCAIDTDGSLWVSDALGQRIVHVVPGKGVVDQLEFDTGVFACGFGGDDGRTLFVCAAPDFDEHKRKVETEGKLLAVRV, encoded by the coding sequence ATGAAAGCCGAAGCCACAGTTGTCCTCGACGGTTACACCTACTTCGAATGTCCTCGCTGGCGCGACGGTCGTATCTGGGTGTCCGACTTCTACAGTCAGCAAGTTCTGTCGGCGCAGGAGGACGGGTCGGACGTGCGCGTCGAGGCCGAGGTTCCCCAGCAGCCGTCGGGGTTGGGCTGGCTACCGGACGGGCGGTTGCTGATCGTGTCCATGCGCGATCATACGATTCTGCGGCGCGAGGACGACGGTTCCCTCGTGGTGCACGCTGACCTGTCGTCGCACGTCGACGCCAACCTCAACGACATGCTCGTCGATTCCCGCGGCCGTGCCTACGTCGGCAATTTCGGTTTCGATCTGATGAACCTCGCAACACCCGATACTGCGGACCTGCTGCGGGTCGACCCCGACGGCTCGGTGCACGTCGTGGCCAAGGATCTGTACTTTCCCAACGGAATGGCGCTGACGCCGGACGGTGAGCTGCTGGTCGACGAGACCGTCGGTAATCGCATCAGTGTGTTCGCGGTCCATCCCGACGGCTCGCTAGGTGAGCGCCGAGATTGGGTCAAGTTCGCGGAACTCCCCGACATGAGCGATATGACGACAGCGTTGGGACAGCTGGTACTCGCACCGGATGGATGTGCGATCGACACGGACGGATCGCTCTGGGTGTCAGACGCTCTCGGTCAGCGCATCGTGCATGTGGTGCCGGGCAAGGGGGTCGTCGATCAGCTCGAGTTCGACACTGGCGTGTTCGCCTGCGGATTCGGCGGCGACGACGGCAGGACGCTGTTCGTATGTGCTGCACCGGACTTCGACGAGCACAAGCGCAAAGTCGAAACGGAAGGAAAATTACTGGCTGTACGGGTGTAG
- a CDS encoding amidohydrolase family protein has product MFDAHRYILDPRFPLIENQGFVPDPYTIADYDRDTDGLGITGGAVISASFHAADQSFLLSALETLGDGWVGVTQLEPDATDADILALEDAGVRAIRLNLKRGATDVQTLTAQARRAHDLVGWHAELYVDASMLLSLEPILCKLPAASIDHLGMSSQGLPYLLDLVDRGVRVKAAGFGRIDMDIVDAMRQIHAVNPAALMFGTDLPGTRAPRRFQESDIDLIAEAVGGDLPAVLDGNARAWYRVK; this is encoded by the coding sequence GTGTTCGACGCCCATCGCTACATCCTCGACCCTCGGTTTCCGCTGATCGAGAACCAGGGTTTCGTTCCCGATCCGTACACGATCGCCGACTACGACCGCGACACGGACGGCTTGGGCATCACCGGCGGAGCAGTGATCAGCGCGTCGTTTCATGCCGCCGACCAGAGCTTCCTGCTGTCCGCTCTCGAGACGCTCGGCGACGGCTGGGTCGGGGTGACGCAACTCGAACCCGACGCCACCGATGCGGACATCCTCGCACTGGAGGATGCGGGGGTTCGTGCCATTCGGCTCAACCTCAAACGCGGCGCCACCGACGTTCAGACCCTCACTGCCCAGGCAAGACGCGCGCACGATCTGGTCGGATGGCATGCCGAGTTGTACGTCGATGCCTCGATGCTGCTGTCCCTCGAACCGATCCTGTGCAAACTCCCGGCAGCCAGCATCGACCACCTTGGGATGTCGTCGCAGGGTTTGCCCTATCTACTCGACCTCGTGGATCGTGGAGTCCGAGTGAAGGCAGCGGGCTTCGGCCGCATAGACATGGATATCGTCGACGCGATGCGGCAGATCCATGCAGTGAACCCGGCCGCCCTGATGTTCGGAACCGACCTCCCCGGAACCCGCGCGCCGAGGCGGTTCCAGGAATCCGACATCGATCTGATCGCCGAAGCCGTCGGCGGAGATCTCCCCGCAGTCCTCGACGGCAATGCCAGAGCCTGGTATCGGGTCAAATGA
- a CDS encoding DUF456 domain-containing protein, protein MSVWGELLVGLAILIGLAGIVVPILPGTILIFAAIAVWAFMTGGAAAWTAFAVAALLLVASGVVKYTWPGRRMKDAGIPTRSLIVGGLVGIVGFFVIPIVGLFIGFILGTYAAELPRHRNHSDAWRSTVHATKAAGLSILVELLGALLATGVWLGAALFI, encoded by the coding sequence GTGAGCGTCTGGGGGGAGCTGCTCGTCGGGCTGGCGATTCTCATCGGTTTGGCGGGCATCGTCGTGCCGATCCTGCCCGGAACGATTCTGATCTTCGCGGCAATTGCTGTGTGGGCGTTCATGACCGGCGGTGCGGCCGCATGGACTGCGTTCGCGGTCGCTGCGCTGCTGCTGGTCGCAAGCGGCGTCGTGAAATACACCTGGCCGGGGCGTCGAATGAAGGACGCGGGAATCCCGACGCGGTCGCTCATCGTCGGTGGCCTGGTCGGGATCGTCGGGTTCTTCGTGATCCCGATCGTTGGATTGTTCATCGGGTTCATCCTCGGCACCTACGCGGCGGAACTCCCGCGGCACCGAAATCACTCCGATGCTTGGCGATCCACCGTCCATGCGACCAAGGCAGCAGGACTGTCGATTCTCGTCGAGCTTCTGGGTGCACTGCTCGCCACCGGAGTCTGGCTCGGAGCGGCGCTGTTCATTTGA
- the purT gene encoding formate-dependent phosphoribosylglycinamide formyltransferase, with protein sequence MLLGAGELGKEVIIAFQRLGVEVIAVDRYDNAPGHQVAHHAFTIDMSDAEQLLALIDAQQPDYVVPEIEAIATDALAEVEKRGRTVVIPTARATQLTMNREGIRRLAAEELGLPTSPYAFAESLTEVQNALSTIGFPAVIKPVMSSSGKGQSVVRGAEEVEAAWEYALKGGRVDLGRVIVEGFVDFDYEITLLTIRSIQGTDFCEPIGHLQRSGDYVESWQPQPMSDVALAGAKDIAERITAALGGRGLFGVELFVKGDDVYFSEVSPRPHDTGLVTLRTQRFSEFELHARAILGLPVDTSLISPGASAVIYGGVDAEGIAFDGVGDALAVPETDLRLFGKPESFVRRRMGVAVSTAGDVDTARARATEAAGKVRPVL encoded by the coding sequence ATGCTGCTCGGCGCGGGCGAGCTGGGCAAAGAGGTGATCATTGCATTCCAACGCCTCGGCGTCGAGGTCATTGCCGTCGACCGCTACGACAATGCGCCGGGACATCAGGTAGCCCACCACGCGTTCACCATCGACATGAGCGATGCGGAACAACTCCTCGCGCTGATCGACGCCCAGCAACCCGACTACGTCGTGCCCGAGATCGAGGCGATCGCCACCGATGCACTGGCGGAGGTCGAGAAGCGCGGCCGGACCGTTGTCATCCCGACGGCACGCGCCACTCAGCTGACGATGAACCGTGAGGGCATTCGACGCCTGGCCGCGGAGGAGCTGGGATTGCCGACCTCGCCCTACGCGTTCGCCGAGTCGTTGACCGAAGTGCAGAATGCGCTGTCCACGATCGGTTTTCCCGCAGTGATCAAGCCCGTGATGTCCTCGTCGGGCAAAGGGCAGTCCGTCGTGCGGGGCGCCGAGGAGGTGGAAGCCGCGTGGGAGTACGCACTGAAAGGCGGACGCGTCGACCTGGGTCGTGTCATCGTCGAGGGATTCGTCGATTTCGACTACGAGATAACGCTTCTCACCATCAGGTCGATCCAAGGCACCGACTTCTGCGAGCCCATCGGTCACCTTCAGCGATCGGGTGACTACGTCGAATCCTGGCAGCCGCAACCGATGTCGGATGTCGCACTCGCGGGCGCGAAGGACATCGCCGAGAGAATCACGGCCGCCCTCGGAGGCCGCGGTCTGTTCGGCGTCGAATTGTTCGTCAAGGGTGACGACGTCTACTTCTCCGAGGTCAGTCCGCGCCCACACGATACGGGGTTGGTGACGCTTCGTACGCAACGTTTTTCGGAGTTCGAGCTGCATGCGCGGGCGATCCTGGGGTTGCCGGTGGACACGTCGCTGATCTCGCCCGGGGCGTCGGCGGTGATCTACGGCGGCGTCGACGCCGAGGGGATTGCATTCGACGGCGTCGGCGATGCCCTGGCGGTGCCCGAGACGGACCTTCGGCTCTTCGGCAAGCCCGAGAGCTTCGTTCGTCGACGCATGGGCGTCGCGGTGTCCACTGCGGGCGACGTCGACACGGCGCGTGCGCGGGCGACGGAGGCAGCAGGCAAAGTCAGACCAGTCCTGTGA
- a CDS encoding CaiB/BaiF CoA-transferase family protein gives MSSSGGPLTGLRVVELAGIGPGPHAALLLADLGADVVRVQRTGQISEHDQQLRNRTLVEANLKDPADIEKVLGLIERADVLIEGFRPGVTERLGLGPDAALARNPRLVYGRMTGWGQEGPWASAAGHDINYISVTGVLHAIGRQGERPVPPLNMVGDFGGGSMFLIFGILAALFERQTSGEGQVVDAAMVDGTAALSHMIWGMRGVGAWSDERGVNMLDTGWPYYDTYETSDGKYMAVGALEPQFFAELLRLLELDPATTPSQGERDRWPEMRELFTTTFKTKTRDEWAAIFDGTDACVSPVLTFAEAPQQVHLEARETLIEVGGVTQHRPAPRFSRTPNGIPAAPSSTAVDAESVWR, from the coding sequence GTGTCGAGTAGTGGTGGACCGCTGACAGGACTTCGCGTCGTCGAGCTCGCGGGTATCGGACCGGGGCCGCATGCAGCGTTGCTGCTGGCAGATCTGGGTGCCGACGTCGTCCGCGTGCAGCGCACGGGACAGATCTCCGAACACGATCAGCAACTCCGCAATCGCACCCTCGTCGAGGCCAACCTCAAGGACCCTGCCGACATCGAGAAGGTGCTCGGGTTGATCGAGCGTGCAGACGTCCTCATCGAGGGCTTCAGGCCGGGAGTCACCGAGCGTCTCGGACTCGGTCCGGACGCCGCGCTCGCCAGGAATCCGCGGCTGGTCTACGGTCGCATGACCGGTTGGGGCCAGGAAGGTCCATGGGCGTCGGCTGCCGGCCACGACATCAACTACATCTCCGTGACGGGCGTGCTTCACGCCATCGGCAGGCAAGGCGAGCGCCCTGTTCCACCGCTCAACATGGTCGGTGACTTCGGCGGCGGATCGATGTTCCTGATCTTCGGAATCCTCGCAGCGCTGTTCGAGCGACAGACATCAGGCGAAGGGCAAGTAGTCGACGCGGCAATGGTCGACGGCACCGCCGCGCTCTCCCACATGATCTGGGGCATGCGAGGCGTCGGCGCCTGGTCCGACGAACGCGGCGTCAACATGCTCGACACCGGTTGGCCGTACTACGACACCTACGAAACTTCCGACGGCAAGTACATGGCGGTCGGGGCCCTGGAACCCCAGTTCTTCGCAGAACTGCTCAGACTGCTCGAGCTCGACCCGGCCACCACTCCGAGCCAAGGCGAGCGCGACCGCTGGCCCGAGATGCGTGAACTCTTCACGACGACATTCAAGACGAAGACACGCGACGAATGGGCGGCGATCTTCGACGGCACCGACGCGTGCGTCTCACCCGTCCTGACGTTCGCCGAAGCTCCGCAGCAGGTGCATCTCGAGGCACGAGAGACTCTCATCGAGGTCGGTGGAGTCACCCAACATCGGCCGGCTCCGCGTTTCTCACGCACGCCCAACGGGATTCCAGCCGCTCCGTCGTCGACTGCCGTCGACGCCGAGTCAGTGTGGCGCTGA
- a CDS encoding PLP-dependent aminotransferase family protein — MAIRVLNATSLARDLGRWRTDAEDGSGPRRASRRTSRPTYRALADGVRLLIHDGRIPLGVGLPSERDLSAALDLSRTTITSSYAVLREEGYLISKQGARSTVALPDMARPNGLLVQSRTSSGPVIDMSHAAMAAPTEAMLSAYNAALQALPAYLSNHGMEPIGLSVLRESIARRFVERGLPTTEDQIMVTSGAQQAVRLLLGTLTSPGDRVLIDHPTYPNALEAIRRVGARPVPVPIRPDGDPWDLDGIRSAARQTASKVAYIIPDFHNPTGRCLGADGRAELARIARDTSMTLIVDETMVDLWLDAPPPPPVASFGRVSGTDIVTIGSASKSYWGGLRIGWIRANPSLISRLAGSRAAHDLGTSVMDQLAAGFLLQDADAILETRRIQLRERRDALEGALAEHLPDWSYRRSTGGMSLWLQLPAPVSSALAATVPAFGAVLAAGPRFGVEGAFERFIRMPYTREPVELAAAVSATAAAYQALAPNVDAEQPALVF; from the coding sequence ATGGCGATCCGAGTCCTCAATGCAACGTCCCTGGCCCGCGATCTTGGGCGCTGGCGAACGGACGCCGAGGATGGGTCAGGGCCTCGACGGGCATCTCGCCGAACCTCACGTCCGACCTATCGCGCTTTGGCCGACGGCGTCAGGCTGCTGATCCACGACGGCCGGATTCCTCTCGGAGTCGGGTTGCCCAGCGAGCGAGACTTGTCGGCCGCACTCGACCTCAGTCGAACCACCATCACCTCGTCGTATGCGGTACTCCGCGAAGAGGGCTACCTGATCAGCAAGCAGGGCGCGCGCAGTACCGTCGCGCTTCCGGACATGGCGAGGCCGAACGGGCTGCTCGTACAGTCGCGCACGTCGAGCGGACCGGTCATCGACATGAGCCATGCCGCGATGGCTGCCCCGACCGAGGCCATGCTGTCCGCGTACAACGCTGCGCTGCAAGCGCTTCCGGCGTATCTATCCAACCACGGTATGGAGCCCATCGGACTGTCGGTGCTTCGCGAATCCATTGCGCGTCGCTTCGTCGAACGCGGGTTGCCGACGACCGAGGACCAGATCATGGTGACCTCGGGCGCCCAGCAGGCCGTCCGCCTCCTACTCGGTACGCTGACCTCGCCGGGTGACCGGGTGCTGATCGATCATCCGACGTATCCCAATGCCTTGGAGGCGATTCGACGCGTCGGGGCCAGGCCGGTTCCGGTGCCGATCCGGCCCGATGGCGATCCGTGGGACCTGGACGGAATCCGGAGCGCAGCAAGGCAAACCGCGTCGAAGGTCGCGTACATTATCCCCGATTTCCACAATCCCACCGGCCGATGCCTCGGTGCCGACGGCCGTGCCGAACTCGCCAGGATCGCGCGGGATACCTCGATGACACTGATCGTCGACGAGACGATGGTCGACCTGTGGCTCGATGCGCCCCCGCCGCCGCCGGTTGCGTCGTTCGGTCGGGTGTCGGGTACCGACATCGTCACGATCGGATCGGCGTCGAAGTCGTACTGGGGAGGTCTGCGCATCGGGTGGATTCGCGCCAACCCCTCGTTGATCAGCCGTCTGGCAGGCTCGCGCGCCGCGCACGACCTCGGCACTTCGGTGATGGATCAACTCGCCGCGGGATTCTTGCTACAGGATGCCGATGCGATCCTCGAGACACGGCGGATTCAGCTACGCGAACGTCGTGACGCACTGGAAGGTGCGTTGGCCGAACACCTTCCGGATTGGAGCTACCGTCGATCGACCGGCGGAATGTCGTTGTGGCTCCAACTTCCAGCGCCGGTGTCCAGCGCGTTGGCGGCGACGGTCCCGGCATTCGGCGCAGTGCTGGCGGCCGGGCCGAGGTTCGGCGTCGAGGGAGCATTCGAGCGGTTCATTCGTATGCCCTACACGCGTGAGCCCGTCGAGTTGGCGGCCGCCGTCTCGGCGACGGCGGCCGCATACCAGGCGCTTGCGCCGAACGTCGACGCCGAGCAACCAGCGTTGGTGTTCTGA
- a CDS encoding methylated-DNA--[protein]-cysteine S-methyltransferase, with amino-acid sequence MPYALFDTSLGRCGLAWTRQGVSAVALPEPQDALIAYLAGFEAVVGVPDGLAQQAIDGIQALLDGSAADLSSVPVVLDVSDFDRAVYDVTRSIPRGSTLTYGAVAAQVGRPSGAQAVGGALGRNPVPVIIPCHRVLGAGREVGGFSAPGGASTKQRILAIEGVSGFGEPTLF; translated from the coding sequence GTGCCCTACGCGCTCTTCGACACCTCCCTCGGCCGGTGTGGCCTCGCGTGGACGCGCCAGGGTGTCAGCGCGGTCGCACTCCCGGAACCCCAGGACGCCTTGATCGCCTACCTTGCCGGATTCGAGGCGGTGGTCGGCGTCCCGGACGGCCTGGCCCAGCAGGCGATCGACGGGATCCAGGCGCTTCTCGACGGTTCGGCCGCGGATTTGTCGTCGGTGCCGGTGGTGCTCGACGTGTCGGACTTCGACAGAGCGGTCTACGACGTCACTCGCTCGATCCCGCGCGGCTCGACGCTCACCTACGGGGCCGTGGCGGCCCAAGTGGGCCGACCAAGTGGTGCGCAGGCCGTAGGGGGCGCGCTGGGGCGCAACCCGGTGCCCGTCATCATCCCGTGCCACCGCGTCCTCGGCGCCGGCCGCGAGGTGGGCGGGTTCTCGGCCCCCGGCGGTGCGTCGACGAAGCAGCGAATACTCGCCATCGAAGGAGTCTCGGGGTTCGGGGAGCCGACGCTGTTCTGA
- a CDS encoding signal peptidase I — protein MTHTATPRARRSPWTVIGDILLNILAIGGVICLALVACAFFFNITLIMFKTGSMAPSIPAGSLAVVRAVPAASVQIGDVVTVDREGKLPVTHRVVAIDPISKTGVTVLELKGDANADADPGLYDVTEVRKVLWSVPGLARVIVYFSNPYVLGAITLAMATLVVAVFWPRDRDIAGPPEGSERSG, from the coding sequence ATGACACACACTGCAACTCCGCGAGCGAGACGCTCCCCCTGGACTGTTATCGGTGACATCTTGTTGAATATTCTTGCGATCGGCGGAGTCATTTGTCTCGCATTGGTTGCGTGTGCGTTCTTCTTCAACATCACGCTGATCATGTTCAAGACCGGTTCTATGGCGCCGTCGATTCCAGCAGGTTCGCTTGCAGTTGTCCGCGCCGTGCCCGCGGCTTCGGTGCAGATCGGGGACGTAGTCACTGTCGATCGTGAGGGCAAGCTCCCCGTCACGCACCGAGTGGTCGCGATCGATCCGATCTCGAAAACGGGAGTCACCGTTCTCGAACTCAAAGGCGACGCGAATGCCGACGCCGATCCGGGGTTGTACGACGTCACAGAGGTGCGCAAGGTGCTGTGGTCTGTTCCGGGGCTGGCACGCGTCATTGTCTACTTTTCCAATCCGTATGTTCTCGGCGCGATCACCTTGGCGATGGCAACCCTGGTAGTGGCGGTCTTTTGGCCGCGCGACCGCGACATCGCCGGTCCGCCGGAGGGTAGCGAGCGCTCTGGATGA